DNA sequence from the Negativicoccus succinicivorans genome:
CGGCGAGTGCCCGTTACGGGGCGGATGCGATCGGCGGTGTGGTGAATATTATCACGAAGGAAGCCGCCGCAACGCCGAAGTTACAGTTGAATTGGGAAGGTCGCCGTGTGGCTGATGACGAGAGTGAGTTGCCGTATAAAAGTTACTTCCTTCGTGCGGACACGGGGCAAATCGGGAAATTCCGCGCGGCAATTTACGGCAGCCATCGGGATGTGATGCCGATTTACAGTGAGACGTTGTTTGAGAACGGGGTCAATACGAAAGGACCGATCCGCAATGCGGTACGCTTTTTCGGTGATGTGCAAAATGTCGGCGTGTTGGCAACGTATCGGGTGAGTGACGCCGCGGAAATCGATTTTGCGGCCAATCGTTCGGATGAGGTGATGAAGCGGCTGACTAAACATTCCACGGACGGTCCCGATCCCGTGGTGCATTTCGGTCGGAATGCACAGCGGGATACGTATCGGATCGGGTACAGTCAGCAGCACGGTGCGACGAATTGGAAGCTGGATGTCGGGTATGCGAAGATGACGGAGCATGATACGACGATTTCTTCGATTGATGTATTTTCCCCGTATCAAGGGAAAAACAAGTTGCGTTATCTGGATCATGTGTTGCATAAGAATTGGAATGTGAAGCTCAGCGGCAGCACGCAGTTGAATGAACGCCACCTGTTGACTTTCGGTGCGGGCTATATGAAGGAAGAAGGCGAGGGTAGTCGCATTAAAGGGGCGAAAACGATTCGCACCCGGTATATCGATCCCTGGGATTATGATAAAAATTTGCATACGGACGCTAACGGCGTGCCGGAGTCCGCCGTGGAGGATCATCCGATGCAGATGAATGAGAAGGGCGTGCCGCAGTATGATCAGGTATATGATCGGTACGGGTACCGTGATGAATACGGGAAGTCGCATGCACCGGTGTACACCTTTGAGGATTACGAGGAAGACGATCCGGCGAATGAGGCGAAGCGGCAGCAATTCATTGCGGAGTTGCGTCGTGATAACCCGGCGGAGGCATTTATCGAAGATGGTGATCCAATGGATGACGAGACGATTTTGCGACGCTATTACGGGGACTACAAGCGGACGCTGGTCTGGCACGGCAAGAAGTTTGAGCAGGAGGTGACGGATCGCAAGAATCGGCAGCAAATCGGTCGGGCGGAAATCGAAAAGCAATATGTCTTCTTGCAGGATGCGATCCGCTTGAATGACAAGACGACGATTACACCGACGTTGCGCTGGGATCACAGCAACTTGTTCGGGTCGCAGGTGAGTACCGGCCTCGGGATGACGCATTTGATCGGCGGTGATGAAAATCGACGTCTCAAGGTAAATGTCGGTACGGGGTATACGGAACCGGGAATCGGCGAGTTGTACTATCACTGGGAAATGTATGCGGGGATGCCGTATGATCTCGGGATCGGACGGCTGGGATCCTACTGGTTCGGTAATCCGAACTTGAAGCCGGAGAAGTCATTGAATTTCGATATCGGCTATGAACAGGAGCACAATCGCAGCCGCTTCCGTCTCAATGTGTTCCATAATCGGATTCGTGATTACATGACGACGTATTTCACGGGTGCATTGATGGATTTCCATCCGGGGCAGGGGGATGATACCTGGATCAATCCGCCGGATATGATTTACAGTTTCAAGAATATCGGCAAGGCGGAAATCACGGGGGTGGAAACGGAGTTTTCGCGTGCGATTAACGATCATTTCTCCTGGAAGCTCGGGCATACTTACTTGCATGCGATCAATCGGAGCGACAAGAATATGCCGCGGCAACTGTTGAATAAACCGCAACACAAGATTGATCTCGGCCTCACGTATGAAAATCGGCATAGCGGGATTCGGCTTTCCTTCTGGGGCGACTACTATGTGAACATGCTGGACGGAAATACCGTCGCCAATAACGGTAACTTTGTGTACAATGAAACGCCGGGCAAGACGGAATACAAATTCGCCAAAGAGGGACAGCAGACCTATGAGCTGAAGAGCTTCGGCCGCTGGAATGTGTTCTTGCAAAAGCAGATGAAGACGGGATCGCTGGTGTACTTCGGCGTGGATAATGTCTTCAATCATCGCGATGATGATCAGGCGATACCGGAACGCACCTACAAGTTCGGCGTGAATTGGAAGTTTGACGATGCGGGGGCGTTGTTTACGGAGTGTCTGCCGTCGCTTGGACTGACGACGTTGTCACCGCAGACGCCGTTTATCGTGTCGCCGTTTGCGGACCTTGACGGGGTGCGTGTGTTCGGTGATTATCGGATTCGTCATGCGGTCATGACCGGCAAGCAAAAGCCGGCTCAGGCGCGTGTCACGACTAAGGCAACGATCGGTTCGGCGTACAAAAATTATCTCGAACGGGGTGAGAGCGGGTTTGCGCAGCGGATTCGCATCGGTGCGGCCGCCCCTCTCGGCGCGCGGACGAATGTCACGCTGGTCGGGGCGCTGTCCGGCACGGCAGCGGTCGATACCCGTCATGATGTGGGCGATACGGCGTTGAATAAGGCACGACTGGAGCAGGCGGATGTGACGCACAACGCAAGCAAGTGGGATTTCAGTATCGGGCGCTTGACGGAGCCCATGGGCGTGAGCGGGTATTGGTTCGGTAAGGAGTACGACGGGGTACGTGCCGTATGGACGGAAAAGAAGACGCAGCTGCGTGTCGGTTACGGCGATTTCCGTCACAGCACGGGTGTGACGGATTCGGCGTACAGTCGGGCGGAACACGCCGTGTTTATGCGGACGCCGACGAAGAAGGAGTGGCTGGGGTATGACGAGGCGTTGATCAACGACGAAACGTACACCGTGCCGCATACGGAGGTACCGGGGTTTGAGTCGTTGTACGACAAATTGGCCAAGGCGAAGACGCTCGCGGACGAAAAACGTATTATTGATGAGTATTTCAAGGTGATCGCCGAGGATGATCCCAAGGCGTACGAGAAGATTGCAGGACCTTCGTCGTATAAATCCAACAGCCATATTTGGCGGGTTGTGACGGCGACGGACAAGAACGGGAACGTGAAGAAATTCCTCACGACGGATACCTTTGATACCTATGTTCCCGGTAAGGATCCGTTTGATCGGGAGGCGTTGCGTAAAGCGGGCGAAACGTCATGGAACACCGTGATGAGCCGCACCGGTGAGAATAGGGAGCAATGGAAAGGGTTTGTCAGCGGTTCCGGTGTGCTCAGTGATCAGCAGTATACGTTTACCTCGGAATTTTACGGATACGGTACGTATAGGGGCAAGGAAGTTTTGGCGGATTTGGCGACGGCTTTCGGAGGCAAAAGATATGCCGGTTTCGAGCTGAATCAATTGCAATCCGGCGACTTCCAACGTCTCAGCAAAGAGGAAGCGAAGGAGCGTGCCCTTGCGTCTCTGTACGATAAAGACTATGCGCTGGAGAAAGTGCGTAAACGACGTGCGGACGGTGAAAAGGCCATCGGCTATCGCAAGGCGCAGATTACTCCGATCGCAGAGAAAATTATTAACTTGGCGGCGGAGGGCGGACGTTGGAAACC
Encoded proteins:
- a CDS encoding TonB-dependent receptor plug domain-containing protein; the protein is MTRKTQVALTYAVLMQLLAAAGAGVGAQSAGVVGEHIYVLPTVVVEGTPLWEDEVKFSPQSRTVITQEEIERKQAKSVEEIIFHETGMTRNTDAMGRVTLSVRGAEPRHTLILVDGHPVMGDLAKYGGQADELMRLGTENVERIEIIRGAASARYGADAIGGVVNIITKEAAATPKLQLNWEGRRVADDESELPYKSYFLRADTGQIGKFRAAIYGSHRDVMPIYSETLFENGVNTKGPIRNAVRFFGDVQNVGVLATYRVSDAAEIDFAANRSDEVMKRLTKHSTDGPDPVVHFGRNAQRDTYRIGYSQQHGATNWKLDVGYAKMTEHDTTISSIDVFSPYQGKNKLRYLDHVLHKNWNVKLSGSTQLNERHLLTFGAGYMKEEGEGSRIKGAKTIRTRYIDPWDYDKNLHTDANGVPESAVEDHPMQMNEKGVPQYDQVYDRYGYRDEYGKSHAPVYTFEDYEEDDPANEAKRQQFIAELRRDNPAEAFIEDGDPMDDETILRRYYGDYKRTLVWHGKKFEQEVTDRKNRQQIGRAEIEKQYVFLQDAIRLNDKTTITPTLRWDHSNLFGSQVSTGLGMTHLIGGDENRRLKVNVGTGYTEPGIGELYYHWEMYAGMPYDLGIGRLGSYWFGNPNLKPEKSLNFDIGYEQEHNRSRFRLNVFHNRIRDYMTTYFTGALMDFHPGQGDDTWINPPDMIYSFKNIGKAEITGVETEFSRAINDHFSWKLGHTYLHAINRSDKNMPRQLLNKPQHKIDLGLTYENRHSGIRLSFWGDYYVNMLDGNTVANNGNFVYNETPGKTEYKFAKEGQQTYELKSFGRWNVFLQKQMKTGSLVYFGVDNVFNHRDDDQAIPERTYKFGVNWKFDDAGALFTECLPSLGLTTLSPQTPFIVSPFADLDGVRVFGDYRIRHAVMTGKQKPAQARVTTKATIGSAYKNYLERGESGFAQRIRIGAAAPLGARTNVTLVGALSGTAAVDTRHDVGDTALNKARLEQADVTHNASKWDFSIGRLTEPMGVSGYWFGKEYDGVRAVWTEKKTQLRVGYGDFRHSTGVTDSAYSRAEHAVFMRTPTKKEWLGYDEALINDETYTVPHTEVPGFESLYDKLAKAKTLADEKRIIDEYFKVIAEDDPKAYEKIAGPSSYKSNSHIWRVVTATDKNGNVKKFLTTDTFDTYVPGKDPFDREALRKAGETSWNTVMSRTGENREQWKGFVSGSGVLSDQQYTFTSEFYGYGTYRGKEVLADLATAFGGKRYAGFELNQLQSGDFQRLSKEEAKERALASLYDKDYALEKVRKRRADGEKAIGYRKAQITPIAEKIINLAAEGGRWKPEGNSNLPLHLLAKKGYLFPQEGIVLKADNVPAIEQAVYLQLRQELTPAVGVNLWYLRSVNDDQAKLRGELGIRDESHQVGRLADVVGAGVRVRIGKYATLSADYGVNHTDFGAYMNGHTRYEHAAGTSDFVVKDREAGDTPSFHVIRFDVGRADTTVAGSWNAFVDYKSFDHGAFFGGNGTEALSDRYLDGIRSFTVGIRYVPVKHLLLEGFYTFGAEGIGTRDTLYGPEHFRLGNYTRVQATLRF